One genomic segment of Methanothermobacter wolfeii includes these proteins:
- a CDS encoding glycosyltransferase family 2 protein — translation MPSAYVITPNYNGLKFLRNYFRSLLEQTYSDFRIIFIDNASSDGSVEFIKNDYREYVDERIVLIENDANIGFAASNNQGIRLAMSDPQCKYIVCLNNDTVVDRDFLRNLILMAEQIKDAGSVQAKMIWGSRPDLIDSAGLEYSINGLGFNRGAYEPAEKFEWETEIFGCCAGACLYKREALEDVEVDGEYFDEDFFAYYEDFDLALRLRMAGWSSWYAPKSTVYHHKGGTKTFVSDFTIYHNWRNCTWTFLKNMPASLIIRYIPFFLLSEVIQVLINLKRGKTIILKAKYDAYRNLGRIIRKRKNIKRTYESNLKEFLKLKWRVNVPKN, via the coding sequence ATGCCATCCGCCTATGTTATAACACCTAACTATAATGGACTTAAATTCCTGAGAAACTACTTCAGGTCATTACTTGAACAGACATACTCTGATTTTCGTATAATATTCATCGATAATGCATCCTCTGATGGATCCGTTGAATTCATAAAAAATGATTACAGGGAATATGTGGATGAAAGGATAGTTCTAATTGAGAATGATGCGAATATTGGTTTCGCAGCCTCAAACAATCAGGGGATAAGACTCGCCATGTCCGACCCTCAATGCAAATATATTGTCTGTCTCAACAATGACACAGTCGTGGACAGGGATTTCCTCAGAAACCTCATCCTGATGGCTGAACAGATAAAAGATGCTGGCAGCGTCCAGGCGAAAATGATATGGGGCTCCAGACCCGACCTGATCGATTCAGCTGGACTTGAGTACTCCATTAATGGTCTTGGGTTTAACAGGGGCGCCTATGAGCCGGCTGAAAAATTTGAATGGGAAACAGAAATATTCGGATGCTGTGCTGGCGCATGTTTATATAAAAGAGAAGCACTTGAAGATGTTGAGGTCGACGGGGAATACTTTGATGAGGACTTCTTTGCATACTATGAAGATTTTGATCTTGCCCTGAGACTGAGAATGGCAGGCTGGAGCTCATGGTATGCCCCTAAATCCACTGTCTACCACCATAAAGGGGGTACAAAAACATTTGTAAGTGATTTTACGATTTATCACAACTGGAGAAATTGCACCTGGACCTTCCTGAAAAACATGCCTGCCTCGCTAATTATAAGATATATTCCATTTTTCTTGCTTTCTGAGGTGATTCAGGTACTCATAAACCTTAAAAGAGGGAAAACTATAATACTAAAAGCCAAGTATGATGCATACCGAAATCTGGGGAGAATTATCAGGAAAAGGAAAAATATAAAGAGGACCTATGAATCTAACCTAAAAGAATTCCTTAAACTGAAGTGGAGGGTGAATGTACCCAAAAACTGA
- a CDS encoding glycosyltransferase family 4 protein, whose translation MKILIVSDFFVPHYSGGGERRYFEIARRLVERGHEVDVITMRIKGVPDHEKIHGINVYHLGPEIHAPPVRSSIDFIRFMLAVFMWIIRRKYDIIDAQTYSPLIPSFLASKLRRIPMLATIHDVSSEGHDQWIQSSWIASLLERILMRLPYNGIITVSESTASAIRGFHGRKKDDIHVLPNGVDLDLIDSVRADEDNSIIFVGRLAPHKHVDHLINVFRGLSAQFKDLNLRIIGDGVERNRLLKMVEDPGLGERVSFQHSLSYPEVISNIKGSKVLVLPSTREGFGIVLAEAGACRVPAVAYKSGGVVEVIKDGVNGFLVEPLNMEELHHKIRKLLEDDKLREKMGENGRRIVEERFIWDIIVDGLEEIYMQHI comes from the coding sequence ATGAAAATACTTATAGTCTCGGACTTCTTTGTACCGCATTACAGTGGAGGAGGAGAAAGAAGGTACTTTGAGATAGCCAGAAGACTTGTTGAAAGGGGACATGAAGTTGATGTGATAACAATGAGAATTAAGGGTGTCCCTGACCACGAGAAAATCCATGGAATCAATGTTTATCACCTTGGACCCGAAATCCATGCCCCTCCTGTAAGATCATCCATTGACTTTATCAGGTTCATGTTGGCAGTTTTCATGTGGATAATTAGAAGAAAATATGATATAATCGACGCTCAGACCTATTCACCCCTCATTCCATCCTTTCTTGCTTCAAAGTTAAGGAGAATCCCCATGCTTGCAACGATACACGATGTGAGTTCAGAAGGTCATGATCAGTGGATCCAGTCTTCATGGATAGCATCTTTACTTGAAAGGATCCTCATGAGGCTACCATATAATGGTATAATAACCGTTAGCGAGAGCACTGCCTCGGCCATCAGGGGGTTCCATGGCAGAAAAAAAGATGATATCCATGTTCTGCCGAATGGTGTTGACCTTGACCTCATAGATTCTGTAAGGGCGGATGAAGATAACAGCATAATATTCGTGGGTCGCCTAGCCCCACACAAGCATGTTGACCACCTAATAAATGTTTTCAGGGGCCTCAGCGCTCAATTCAAAGACCTCAACCTCAGAATAATTGGGGATGGGGTGGAGCGAAACAGACTCCTGAAGATGGTGGAGGATCCTGGTCTGGGTGAAAGGGTTTCCTTCCAGCACAGCCTCAGCTACCCGGAGGTTATCTCCAATATTAAAGGATCAAAGGTGCTTGTACTGCCATCCACAAGGGAGGGATTCGGCATCGTCCTTGCTGAAGCAGGGGCCTGTCGTGTTCCAGCAGTTGCATACAAATCAGGGGGTGTGGTTGAGGTCATCAAGGACGGAGTTAACGGTTTCCTGGTTGAACCCCTCAACATGGAGGAACTCCATCACAAAATAAGGAAACTCCTTGAAGATGATAAACTGAGGGAAAAGATGGGTGAGAATGGAAGAAGAATAGTTGAAGAAAGGTTCATATGGGACATCATCGTTGATGGCCTTGAAGAAATCTACATGCAACATATATAG
- a CDS encoding PAS domain S-box protein, protein MSFMAPISVAGFVISLASGIYILVKNPDSRFNRLLFIFAVLISYLSLTDLGLYLAESYKMAYFWVKMGFLWPLVIPVILHAVLVFTGRMNRWAITAVYVPSFIIAAIELLTPLISGGPVMSPWGWTFMVPEDKILYDLATLWGFSVGVLAILLTAKFYADAPASRRGETLYLFMGLMIPIFSGFATDFFLPIIGYIVPSLTSFAAAIGVLIIAYGVMRFKIPILSPRTAAEDIVRTMNNFLIIADNDLNINYANPSAERITGFRSLQGMKVSDLFESDGIDWMIDSTVESMIRVHDGTRIPVVVSARYINDDRGQNVGIIFTGSDISQIKEMEEKLRRREDRLTLLTEHMADGLGEFDSEFRFRYLSPSIEKVTGYGYEHLMGLSALEFLEYVHPDDRERIRELIIRKNEGHKVTFRLRRPDGSYRWLEYVDRPIYHDGDIMGYVFGLRDVHEHKIAEEALMLSREKFRELFRNMNSAIVALEPGEFRVTAMNPAAERMMGAVCEDIKGDPVAEALPGIGGSVLMDALRKVRETGEPLHCQEVEYRGMWFEVQVYRISTGDIVMICDDITIRKQYEDELIGTIHEKEALLREVHHRVKNNFQIISSLINLQAANTADQTALRDLQRRIHSMALVHELLYESEDISSIDIRTYIERLVSSIMDGYRSEDIGYRTEIARLNVPIETAIPLGLIINELITNSLKHAFRGRGEILIKLEGDDKYTLTVADNGAGLPENFIIEESDSLGLQLVRGLVDQLDGDLEVSVGDGTEFRIKFSVSHYRPRI, encoded by the coding sequence ATGAGCTTCATGGCCCCTATCTCAGTAGCTGGTTTTGTGATTTCACTGGCATCAGGGATCTATATACTTGTAAAGAACCCTGATTCAAGGTTTAACAGGCTCCTCTTTATTTTCGCTGTACTCATATCATACCTTTCACTGACTGACCTTGGACTCTACCTGGCAGAGTCCTACAAGATGGCCTACTTCTGGGTTAAGATGGGGTTCCTCTGGCCACTTGTAATACCGGTTATACTGCACGCGGTCCTTGTATTCACGGGTAGAATGAACCGATGGGCCATTACTGCAGTCTACGTCCCATCCTTTATCATAGCAGCCATTGAACTTTTAACACCACTCATAAGTGGAGGCCCTGTTATGAGTCCATGGGGATGGACCTTCATGGTCCCTGAGGACAAAATTCTCTATGATCTTGCAACCCTCTGGGGATTCTCTGTTGGTGTCCTTGCCATCCTTCTGACAGCAAAATTTTATGCTGATGCGCCTGCCTCAAGGAGGGGTGAGACATTATACCTCTTCATGGGTCTCATGATACCAATTTTTTCAGGTTTTGCAACGGATTTCTTCCTTCCAATCATAGGATACATTGTTCCTTCACTCACCAGCTTCGCAGCAGCCATAGGTGTTTTAATCATAGCCTATGGTGTTATGAGGTTCAAGATACCCATCCTGAGCCCCAGAACCGCTGCAGAGGATATTGTGAGGACCATGAATAATTTCCTCATAATTGCAGATAATGACTTGAATATAAATTATGCAAACCCCTCAGCGGAGAGGATAACGGGTTTCAGGTCCCTCCAGGGCATGAAGGTCAGCGATCTCTTCGAGTCCGATGGAATAGATTGGATGATTGATTCAACCGTTGAATCCATGATAAGGGTCCATGACGGCACCAGGATACCTGTGGTGGTCTCAGCGAGATACATAAATGATGACCGGGGACAGAATGTGGGAATAATCTTCACAGGATCCGATATAAGCCAGATAAAGGAGATGGAGGAGAAACTCAGGAGACGGGAGGACCGACTCACACTTCTAACCGAGCACATGGCAGACGGCCTCGGTGAATTTGACAGTGAATTCAGATTCAGATACCTCAGTCCCTCAATAGAAAAGGTCACAGGCTACGGCTATGAACATCTCATGGGCCTCTCAGCCCTGGAATTCCTTGAATACGTACATCCCGATGACAGGGAAAGGATCCGGGAACTTATAATTAGAAAAAATGAGGGTCACAAGGTGACATTCAGGCTCAGGAGACCTGATGGATCATACCGGTGGCTTGAATACGTGGATAGACCCATCTATCATGATGGTGATATCATGGGTTATGTCTTCGGGTTAAGGGATGTGCATGAACATAAAATTGCAGAGGAAGCCCTCATGTTAAGCAGGGAGAAATTCAGGGAACTCTTCAGGAACATGAACAGCGCCATAGTTGCCCTGGAGCCAGGGGAATTCAGGGTCACGGCAATGAACCCTGCCGCAGAGAGGATGATGGGTGCTGTATGTGAGGATATAAAGGGGGACCCTGTTGCGGAGGCCCTCCCGGGAATAGGGGGATCGGTTCTCATGGACGCCCTGAGGAAGGTCAGGGAAACAGGGGAACCGCTTCACTGCCAGGAGGTTGAATATAGGGGTATGTGGTTTGAGGTCCAGGTCTACAGGATCTCAACAGGCGACATTGTGATGATATGCGATGACATAACCATCAGGAAGCAGTATGAGGATGAACTCATAGGTACCATCCATGAGAAGGAGGCTCTGCTCAGGGAGGTTCACCACAGGGTCAAGAACAACTTCCAGATAATCTCAAGCCTCATAAACCTCCAGGCAGCGAACACCGCAGATCAAACAGCCCTCAGGGATCTTCAAAGGAGGATCCATTCCATGGCACTGGTCCATGAACTCCTCTATGAATCGGAGGACATCAGCAGCATAGACATCAGAACCTATATTGAGAGGCTGGTATCCTCCATCATGGACGGTTACAGGTCAGAGGATATAGGATACAGAACTGAAATTGCCCGGCTGAATGTCCCCATTGAAACCGCCATACCACTGGGACTCATAATAAACGAGCTCATAACCAATTCACTTAAACATGCCTTCAGGGGCAGGGGCGAAATCCTTATTAAACTTGAAGGTGATGATAAATATACTCTTACTGTTGCAGATAACGGTGCAGGGTTGCCGGAAAACTTCATAATAGAGGAATCAGATTCCCTTGGATTGCAGCTTGTAAGGGGACTTGTGGACCAGCTCGATGGGGACCTGGAGGTATCCGTTGGTGACGGGACCGAGTTCAGGATAAAATTTTCAGTTTCACACTACAGGCCCAGAATCTAG
- a CDS encoding MnmC family methyltransferase, whose protein sequence is MEPLTPRRDVLESIRDYFELECRDGVSRRKDAWRKISGDFIRTPDGSWTLESSPGGEAMHTRSGAITESLEKFVKPAVPSDAERIRVLDLCSGLGYNTAALLDHTGASEVEVDMVEISAETMAAALLVPSPIEAHEIVRSAYEEFLIERGFVCVRTTMGVPKNIHIRVHNDDARRVVAELEAGSYDAIFLDAFSPMRAPELYTVEFISILAELLKSDGVIATYTSAAPFRAALLEAGLYVGRGPVFGRRSGGTLASHDPEMIKTPLGWADERMIALSDAGIPFRDPELSRAPDEIIEIRRRDRMAARNLTRLSSAVKTPLYLGRNVPEDRNGRRVRRNLERAGIMDSMGREACYIICPQSPECICGCGEKGPLNSGERIIMMRRRLEEVMGV, encoded by the coding sequence ATGGAGCCATTAACACCAAGGAGGGATGTCCTTGAATCCATCAGGGACTACTTTGAACTTGAATGCAGGGATGGTGTCAGCAGGAGGAAGGATGCATGGAGGAAGATTTCAGGGGACTTTATAAGGACACCTGATGGCTCATGGACCCTTGAATCATCACCAGGTGGCGAGGCAATGCACACGAGGAGCGGCGCAATAACAGAATCCCTTGAAAAATTCGTGAAACCAGCAGTCCCCAGTGATGCTGAGAGGATCAGGGTCCTTGACCTCTGCTCGGGCCTCGGCTACAATACAGCAGCCCTCCTTGACCATACTGGGGCATCGGAGGTTGAGGTGGACATGGTAGAGATCTCAGCTGAAACAATGGCAGCAGCCCTCCTTGTACCATCCCCCATAGAGGCCCATGAAATCGTAAGGAGCGCCTATGAAGAGTTTCTTATAGAGAGGGGATTTGTATGTGTGAGGACCACCATGGGGGTCCCTAAGAATATCCATATCAGGGTCCACAATGATGATGCAAGGAGGGTGGTGGCTGAACTTGAAGCAGGATCCTACGACGCAATATTCCTTGATGCATTCAGTCCCATGAGGGCCCCTGAACTCTACACGGTTGAATTCATCAGCATACTGGCGGAGCTCTTAAAATCTGATGGTGTCATTGCAACCTACACCTCAGCAGCCCCCTTCAGGGCAGCCCTCCTTGAGGCAGGTCTCTATGTGGGCAGAGGTCCGGTATTCGGTAGAAGGTCGGGGGGTACGCTGGCATCCCATGACCCTGAGATGATAAAGACACCACTGGGGTGGGCTGATGAGAGGATGATAGCCCTCAGTGATGCGGGAATACCCTTCAGGGACCCGGAACTCTCACGGGCCCCTGATGAAATAATTGAGATTCGGAGGAGGGATAGGATGGCTGCAAGAAACCTTACCAGACTATCATCCGCCGTCAAAACACCCCTATACCTTGGAAGGAACGTCCCTGAGGACAGAAACGGGCGTAGAGTCAGAAGAAACCTTGAAAGGGCAGGTATAATGGATAGTATGGGGAGGGAGGCATGCTACATTATATGTCCCCAGTCCCCTGAATGTATATGTGGCTGCGGGGAGAAAGGGCCCCTGAATTCAGGGGAGAGGATCATCATGATGAGACGGAGACTTGAAGAGGTTATGGGTGTTTAA
- the tgtA gene encoding tRNA guanosine(15) transglycosylase TgtA: protein MFEIKSKDGLGRTGVLETGHGKVKTPALMPVIHPGKQTIDVGAHGAEIVITNSYIIYRNPELREKALRDGVHKLINFKGPVVTDSGSFQLSEYGEIDVTNDEIVMFQDEIGTDIGTSLDIPTPPGVSHRRALKEVEVTLQRAEEALEYRERMMLNAVVQGSTHPDLRSYCASRLAELPVEVHPIGAVVPLMESYRYRELVDAVLSSVSELPPSRPRHLMGAGHPMIFALAVSMGCDLFDSAAYILYAEDDRLLSTEGTHKLENMQEMPCSCSVCMDHTPQELMGMDKEDRRNLIAEHNLHVSFAEIRKVRQAVYDGSLMELVEERCRAHPRLLDGYRRMSAYADLIEKFEPRSKRSAFFYTGPESLGRVEVHRHISWVRENLRDGTLIMRAPEKPYSSNLSLGKVKYVSEKPLNDDSLNFAFLDIPFGIIPLELDQVYPLAQNDAPLLRDLDSEEFLRKLITEFRDKIALEESLMGDLGVEFPSGYRGEADVLVDDLRRIRMIADYQFGEGAGEALFDDDVRIERSRKTGKIRHIYTNEKLICTMRASDGLLVLSAEGAVRLHRGKGYPANRVVVNEDSEPFARNGKSIFAKFIIDCDVNIRAGDEVLIVSAGDELLATGRALLCAEEMMDLNYGQAVKTRKGGF from the coding sequence ATGTTTGAGATAAAATCTAAGGATGGACTTGGAAGGACAGGTGTACTGGAAACAGGGCATGGGAAGGTTAAAACACCGGCCCTCATGCCAGTAATCCACCCTGGAAAACAGACAATTGATGTCGGGGCTCATGGAGCCGAGATAGTAATAACAAACTCGTATATAATCTACAGGAACCCTGAACTGAGGGAGAAGGCCCTCAGGGATGGTGTACATAAACTCATAAACTTCAAGGGGCCTGTGGTGACAGATTCAGGTTCCTTTCAGCTTTCAGAGTACGGTGAGATAGATGTAACCAATGATGAGATAGTGATGTTCCAGGATGAGATAGGAACAGATATAGGGACCTCCCTTGACATACCCACACCCCCAGGGGTAAGCCACAGGAGGGCCCTTAAGGAGGTGGAGGTTACACTTCAGAGGGCAGAGGAGGCCCTTGAATACCGTGAGAGGATGATGCTGAATGCGGTGGTTCAGGGATCAACACACCCGGACCTCAGGAGTTACTGCGCATCACGCCTTGCAGAGCTGCCGGTTGAAGTCCACCCAATAGGCGCCGTCGTACCCCTAATGGAGTCCTACCGTTACAGGGAACTCGTGGACGCGGTCCTCTCATCGGTTTCAGAGCTTCCACCATCAAGGCCCAGGCACCTCATGGGGGCGGGCCATCCAATGATATTCGCCCTGGCGGTTTCAATGGGCTGCGACCTCTTTGATTCAGCAGCATACATACTCTATGCAGAGGATGACAGACTCCTCAGTACCGAGGGCACCCATAAACTTGAGAACATGCAGGAGATGCCATGCTCATGCAGTGTATGCATGGATCACACGCCCCAGGAACTCATGGGGATGGATAAGGAGGATAGAAGAAACCTCATAGCAGAACACAACCTCCATGTGAGCTTCGCTGAGATAAGGAAGGTCAGACAGGCGGTATACGACGGCAGCCTCATGGAACTTGTTGAGGAGCGCTGCAGGGCCCATCCAAGACTCCTTGACGGGTACAGGAGGATGTCAGCATACGCTGACCTCATTGAGAAGTTTGAGCCAAGATCAAAGAGGTCAGCCTTCTTCTACACTGGGCCAGAGTCCCTTGGACGCGTGGAGGTCCACAGGCACATCAGCTGGGTCCGGGAAAACCTCAGGGACGGCACCCTCATCATGAGGGCCCCTGAGAAGCCATACTCATCAAATCTCTCCTTAGGGAAGGTGAAGTACGTTTCAGAGAAACCCCTTAATGATGATTCATTGAACTTCGCCTTTCTGGACATACCCTTCGGTATCATCCCCCTTGAACTTGACCAGGTCTACCCCCTTGCACAGAATGATGCCCCCCTCTTAAGGGACCTTGACTCAGAGGAATTCCTGAGGAAACTCATCACGGAGTTCCGGGATAAGATTGCCCTTGAGGAGTCTCTGATGGGGGATCTGGGTGTTGAGTTTCCATCGGGGTACAGAGGGGAGGCCGATGTCCTGGTGGATGACCTCAGGAGGATAAGGATGATTGCAGATTACCAGTTCGGTGAGGGTGCAGGGGAAGCACTCTTTGATGATGATGTGAGGATTGAGAGGAGCAGGAAGACAGGGAAGATAAGACATATCTACACGAATGAGAAGCTCATATGCACCATGAGGGCCTCCGACGGCCTCCTCGTACTTTCAGCGGAGGGGGCGGTGAGGCTCCACAGGGGGAAAGGGTACCCTGCCAACAGGGTTGTGGTGAATGAGGATTCCGAGCCTTTCGCAAGGAATGGTAAAAGTATATTTGCAAAATTTATAATAGACTGTGATGTCAATATAAGGGCGGGTGATGAAGTTCTAATTGTCAGTGCAGGTGACGAACTCCTGGCCACGGGCAGGGCACTTCTCTGCGCCGAGGAGATGATGGACCTCAACTATGGCCAGGCTGTTAAAACAAGGAAAGGAGGATTTTAA
- a CDS encoding nascent polypeptide-associated complex protein has protein sequence MIPGMGMNPKQLKQMQRAMKQMGMDMKDLRGVEEVVIKLKKKEIVIRNPKVNVMDFMGQKTYQVTGKAKERSLEEKPEIPEDDIELVMNQTGASREDAVRVLEETGGDLAEAIMRLS, from the coding sequence ATGATACCCGGAATGGGGATGAACCCCAAGCAGCTCAAACAGATGCAGAGGGCCATGAAGCAGATGGGAATGGACATGAAGGACCTTCGTGGCGTTGAAGAGGTTGTAATCAAACTCAAGAAGAAGGAGATCGTGATCAGGAACCCCAAGGTCAACGTGATGGACTTCATGGGACAGAAGACCTATCAGGTTACAGGTAAGGCAAAGGAACGCTCCCTTGAGGAGAAACCCGAGATACCTGAGGATGACATTGAACTTGTCATGAACCAGACCGGTGCAAGCCGTGAGGACGCTGTCAGGGTCCTTGAGGAAACAGGAGGGGACCTGGCAGAGGCCATTATGAGGTTGAGCTGA
- a CDS encoding metallophosphoesterase family protein encodes MILIAHISDLHVGAPNFKEDILLEAIRQINNLKPDVTVISGDLTDNGYYLEFLQAAEYLKDLRGPHIFVPGNHDARHVGNETFEEVFTYRKGTFTLDDLTIIGLDSSEPDLDYGKIGRSQQIWMEEELEKASRRNHRTVIALHHHIIPVPKTGRERNVLADAGDVLQSIINGAADLVISGHKHVPHAWRVEDTFFVTAGTVSSLKLRGKDINSYNTYYITDDSIRIVLNEVQGESRELASRSI; translated from the coding sequence ATGATTTTAATTGCCCATATCTCGGATCTGCATGTGGGCGCACCCAATTTCAAGGAGGACATACTCCTTGAGGCAATAAGGCAGATAAACAACCTTAAACCCGATGTCACCGTAATCAGCGGTGACCTTACAGATAACGGATACTACCTTGAGTTCCTTCAGGCCGCCGAGTACCTCAAGGACCTCAGGGGGCCCCACATATTTGTCCCAGGCAACCATGATGCAAGGCACGTTGGTAATGAGACCTTCGAGGAGGTCTTCACCTACAGGAAGGGGACCTTCACACTGGATGACCTCACCATAATAGGCCTTGACAGCAGCGAACCTGACCTTGACTACGGGAAGATAGGCAGGTCCCAGCAGATATGGATGGAGGAGGAACTTGAAAAGGCCTCCAGGAGGAATCACAGGACTGTCATAGCACTCCACCACCACATAATACCCGTACCGAAGACGGGGCGTGAGAGGAACGTCCTTGCAGATGCCGGTGACGTGCTCCAGTCAATAATAAATGGCGCCGCTGACCTTGTGATATCAGGCCATAAACATGTACCCCACGCCTGGAGGGTTGAAGACACCTTCTTTGTAACTGCAGGTACAGTATCATCCCTCAAACTCAGGGGTAAAGATATTAATTCATACAATACATATTATATTACCGATGATTCCATAAGGATAGTTCTCAATGAGGTGCAGGGGGAGAGCAGGGAACTGGCATCCCGCAGCATTTAA
- a CDS encoding NYN domain-containing protein: MRVIIDASNVAHSRKNDEDRPCIDNILAAVEELEKLGYEPVIIADASLRHEIDDKERFKKLLDEGRFQQVPSGTNADHFILKMAEEEDAKILSNDIFREYTDEFQDINSRRIPYSFRDGKILIGTSGKPKKVKNILQKICNEALREFEKKRIDSYRVKRGKKLSGIAIAREAIERISRSQEEGLEPKLEGIFMKLPLFEKFMSMVEEVERTSNYIIFVLVHPRDYRDAIKYAGNIAVTVGDRLKLDHAPLVAVRNDIFLKPGTFELNIMYSEDVMEEAPHNVNITINDHDYSFVKKNSRNIASTIAARIGSWRFPIVSVKPSMLLEKPGEFEVVLEKGGND, encoded by the coding sequence TTGAGGGTCATTATAGATGCATCAAACGTCGCCCATTCAAGGAAGAATGATGAGGACAGGCCATGTATAGACAACATACTGGCAGCGGTGGAAGAACTTGAAAAACTGGGCTATGAACCGGTCATCATTGCCGATGCATCACTGAGACACGAGATAGATGATAAGGAAAGGTTCAAAAAACTTCTGGATGAGGGAAGATTCCAGCAGGTACCCTCAGGTACAAACGCGGACCACTTCATACTGAAGATGGCTGAGGAGGAGGACGCGAAGATACTCTCCAATGACATCTTCAGGGAATACACAGATGAGTTCCAGGACATAAACAGCAGGAGGATACCCTACAGCTTCAGGGACGGGAAGATACTCATAGGCACCTCGGGAAAGCCAAAGAAGGTTAAAAATATCCTTCAGAAGATATGTAACGAGGCCCTCAGGGAATTTGAGAAGAAAAGGATTGACTCATACAGGGTTAAGAGGGGTAAAAAACTCAGCGGCATAGCCATAGCAAGGGAGGCAATTGAACGTATAAGCCGGAGCCAGGAGGAGGGTCTTGAACCCAAACTTGAAGGAATATTCATGAAGCTCCCCCTCTTTGAGAAGTTCATGAGCATGGTTGAGGAGGTTGAAAGGACAAGCAACTACATAATATTCGTCCTGGTCCATCCAAGGGACTACAGGGACGCCATAAAGTATGCGGGAAACATTGCGGTGACTGTGGGTGACAGGTTGAAGCTTGACCACGCGCCCCTGGTGGCCGTGAGGAACGACATATTCCTCAAACCAGGGACCTTTGAGCTCAACATAATGTACTCTGAGGATGTCATGGAGGAGGCCCCCCACAACGTTAACATAACCATAAATGACCATGACTACAGCTTCGTTAAGAAGAACTCAAGGAACATAGCAAGCACCATCGCTGCAAGGATAGGGTCCTGGAGGTTCCCCATAGTCTCTGTTAAACCAAGCATGCTTCTTGAGAAACCCGGAGAATTC